In Thalassotalea fonticola, a single genomic region encodes these proteins:
- the rpsL gene encoding 30S ribosomal protein S12, translating into MATINQLVRKPRVRQVTKSNVPALQACPQRRGVCTRVYTTTPKKPNSALRKVARVRLTNGFEVTSYIGGEGHNLQEHSVILIRGGRVKDLPGVRYHTVRGALDCSGVNDRRQGRSKYGAKRPKS; encoded by the coding sequence ATGGCAACTATTAACCAATTAGTACGTAAACCACGTGTAAGACAAGTAACTAAAAGTAACGTTCCTGCGTTACAAGCTTGTCCACAACGTCGTGGCGTATGTACTCGTGTGTATACAACTACACCAAAAAAACCTAACTCAGCACTACGTAAAGTAGCTCGTGTTCGTTTAACTAACGGCTTCGAAGTTACTTCTTACATCGGTGGTGAAGGTCACAACTTACAAGAGCATAGCGTAATTTTAATTCGCGGTGGTCGTGTAAAAGATTTACCAGGTGTGCGTTACCACACCGTTCGTGGCGCACTAGATTGTTCTGGTGTAAACGATAGAAGACAAGGCCGTTCTAAGTACGGTGCTAAGCGCCCTAAATCTTAA
- the rpsG gene encoding 30S ribosomal protein S7, giving the protein MPRRRVVGQRKILPDPKFKNELLAKFINILMVDGKKSTAEKIVYGALDILTEKNTDKEHLELFEIALENIRPSVEVKSRRVGGSTYQVPVEVRPVRRNALAMRWLVDAARKRGEKSMAQRLANEMLDASDNKGSAVKKREDVHRMAEANKAFAHYRW; this is encoded by the coding sequence ATGCCAAGAAGACGTGTCGTAGGACAAAGAAAAATCTTGCCAGATCCGAAGTTCAAAAACGAACTTTTAGCAAAATTCATCAACATCCTTATGGTTGATGGTAAAAAATCGACAGCAGAAAAAATCGTTTATGGTGCACTAGACATCTTAACTGAGAAAAATACTGATAAAGAACACTTAGAGTTGTTCGAGATCGCTTTAGAAAACATCCGCCCTTCAGTGGAAGTTAAATCTCGTCGCGTAGGTGGTTCAACTTATCAAGTACCAGTTGAAGTTCGTCCAGTACGTCGTAACGCTCTAGCCATGCGCTGGTTAGTTGACGCTGCTCGTAAACGTGGTGAAAAATCAATGGCTCAACGCCTAGCTAACGAAATGTTAGATGCTTCTGATAACAAAGGTTCAGCTGTGAAGAAACGTGAAGACGTTCACAGAATGGCTGAAGCTAACAAAGCATTCGCTCATTACCGTTGGTAA